In Neisseria dentiae, one DNA window encodes the following:
- a CDS encoding septal ring lytic transglycosylase RlpA family protein, producing the protein MTQAKRNFFTAAFAALALAFATAPAQADAVVKAEKLSPSANLSYKVAGKRYNPLKKVSSFSQTGSASWYGSQFHGRKTASGERYNMHAMTAAHKTLPIPSYARVTNLSNGKSVVVRINDRGPFHGSRVMDVSKAAAAKLGFINKGTAKVRVEQIVPGSESAESQAQNEARNIYVNLKSFDTKAEAQQYLKRTGNHLKSSDIDQKVSVVKQDGNYVVRMGPFQRQEHADTVKGRVLTAI; encoded by the coding sequence TTGACACAAGCCAAACGAAATTTCTTTACCGCCGCCTTCGCGGCCCTTGCGCTGGCCTTTGCCACTGCGCCCGCCCAGGCCGACGCCGTAGTGAAAGCCGAAAAACTCAGCCCTTCGGCCAACCTGAGCTACAAGGTGGCCGGCAAGCGCTACAACCCTTTGAAAAAAGTTTCATCGTTCAGCCAAACCGGCAGCGCCTCATGGTATGGCAGCCAATTCCACGGCCGCAAAACCGCCAGCGGCGAGCGCTACAATATGCACGCGATGACCGCCGCCCACAAAACCCTGCCGATTCCCAGCTATGCCCGCGTAACCAATTTGTCTAACGGCAAAAGCGTGGTGGTGCGCATCAACGACCGCGGCCCCTTCCACGGCAGCCGCGTGATGGATGTGTCGAAAGCCGCCGCTGCCAAGCTCGGCTTTATCAATAAAGGCACGGCCAAAGTGCGCGTCGAGCAAATCGTGCCGGGCAGCGAGTCTGCCGAGAGCCAGGCTCAAAACGAAGCCCGCAATATTTATGTGAACCTGAAAAGTTTCGACACCAAGGCCGAGGCGCAGCAATATCTGAAACGCACGGGCAATCATTTGAAGTCGTCCGATATCGACCAAAAAGTGTCGGTGGTGAAGCAAGACGGCAATTATGTGGTGAGAATGGGGCCGTTCCAGCGTCAGGAACACGCCGATACGGTAAAAGGCCGTGTGCTGACCGCCATTTGA
- a CDS encoding ComF family protein, translating to MNVLSWWRKRRGKKDCLLCHGPAVSDGLCAGCAADLSVLHTDADRVCPCCGEISAGGTICGRCQQKPPPFERLWASAYYEAPVSNMLYAFKHRADRSMLRPLSAVMLNHPPPWLENAQADCVLAMPLSKPRRLFRGFNQSDGLAEAVGKRYGLPVLPHTAVFRRHHAPQSTLKQHERRKNVKNAFVLNNQHVKNRKILLVDDVTTTGATFEELARTLKQAGASAVFCWALAHTQLKK from the coding sequence AAAAAAGATTGCCTATTATGCCACGGCCCTGCGGTTTCAGACGGCCTGTGTGCAGGCTGTGCAGCCGATTTGTCGGTTTTGCATACCGATGCCGACCGTGTTTGCCCGTGTTGCGGTGAAATCAGCGCGGGCGGCACGATATGCGGCCGTTGCCAGCAAAAACCGCCGCCGTTCGAGCGGTTGTGGGCTTCGGCATATTACGAAGCGCCGGTGAGCAATATGCTGTATGCTTTCAAACACCGTGCCGACAGAAGCATGCTGCGGCCGTTGAGCGCCGTGATGCTGAACCACCCGCCGCCGTGGCTGGAAAACGCGCAGGCAGATTGCGTGCTGGCCATGCCCCTGAGCAAGCCGCGGCGGCTGTTTCGCGGCTTCAACCAAAGCGACGGCCTGGCCGAGGCGGTGGGAAAACGCTACGGTTTACCCGTGCTGCCGCACACGGCTGTTTTCAGACGGCATCATGCGCCGCAAAGCACGCTGAAACAGCACGAACGGCGCAAAAACGTAAAGAATGCTTTTGTATTAAATAATCAACATGTTAAGAATCGTAAGATATTATTGGTTGACGACGTTACTACCACTGGGGCGACGTTTGAAGAATTGGCGCGAACGCTAAAACAGGCGGGCGCTTCAGCGGTTTTTTGCTGGGCGCTTGCGCATACCCAATTGAAAAAATAA
- the trmL gene encoding tRNA (uridine(34)/cytosine(34)/5-carboxymethylaminomethyluridine(34)-2'-O)-methyltransferase TrmL gives MFTVVLYQPEIPPNTGNIIRLCANTGADLHLVKPLGFPLDSSKMKRAGLDYHEFAKLAVHENFADCLKALAGRRIFALTTKGSTRPDEAAFQEGDVFLFGPETRGLPAEILASLPAEQKLRLPMLPGSRSMNLSNTVAVMLFEAWRQNGYAGGV, from the coding sequence ATGTTTACCGTAGTTTTATACCAGCCCGAAATTCCCCCCAACACGGGCAACATCATCCGCCTTTGCGCCAACACCGGAGCCGACCTGCACTTGGTGAAACCGCTCGGTTTCCCGCTGGATTCGAGCAAAATGAAGCGGGCAGGGCTGGATTACCACGAATTTGCCAAACTGGCCGTGCATGAAAACTTTGCAGACTGCCTGAAAGCCTTGGCGGGCCGGCGCATTTTCGCGCTCACCACCAAAGGCAGCACCCGCCCCGACGAGGCGGCGTTTCAGGAAGGAGATGTGTTTCTGTTCGGCCCCGAAACCCGCGGCCTGCCTGCGGAAATTTTGGCAAGCCTGCCGGCGGAGCAGAAACTGCGCCTGCCCATGCTGCCCGGCAGCAGAAGCATGAACCTTTCCAACACCGTTGCCGTGATGCTGTTCGAAGCATGGCGGCAAAACGGTTATGCAGGCGGTGTTTAA